One segment of Nostoc flagelliforme CCNUN1 DNA contains the following:
- a CDS encoding phthiocerol/phthiodiolone dimycocerosyl transferase family protein, which produces MNRILTASEQLMWLSYNNSPENVTLSVTIKGSFTIDLLTEALAWLQLRHSRLRVKIVTNNQNQPQFSLENVPPIPLRVIERQGEEHWCREMVEELRHPLSWSKEPLLRVLLLHSPDISNLIITFHHCIGDGLSGAYLIRDILQFIGEPDNPRELLPDLPPVDEIIPDITKDVVIENLNESKYTKYILTTNYRNKPSENILDSLAIRLFHWTLSSAETTKLVARCRVEKTSGHGALCAAFLLAIAAEVKSSTEIILRCQTPVNIRNYLTIPVNENLGEYITRLVTAHRLNQKTDFWDLAREVKYKLNQVVADGKLFDDVLKARALLSSNSNKGGETSDSRKLGGIIDITITNLGNLNIKQQFGKIQLQELYLMATGSKSLPLLIGVATLKDKMCFICRYQESLVPDANAYNIKNTAMEQLLTALA; this is translated from the coding sequence TGACTATTAAAGGCTCATTTACCATTGATTTATTAACTGAAGCTCTGGCTTGGCTACAACTGAGGCATTCTCGGTTAAGAGTAAAAATAGTCACTAACAATCAAAATCAGCCACAATTTTCCTTAGAAAATGTTCCGCCTATTCCACTACGAGTAATTGAGCGACAAGGAGAAGAACATTGGTGTCGGGAGATGGTAGAAGAATTACGTCACCCTTTGAGTTGGAGTAAAGAACCCCTGCTGCGCGTATTGTTGCTGCACTCACCTGATATTTCTAACCTAATAATTACTTTTCATCATTGCATTGGTGATGGTCTATCAGGAGCTTATCTGATCCGAGATATCTTGCAATTTATTGGTGAACCAGACAACCCTCGTGAGCTTTTACCAGACTTGCCTCCTGTTGATGAAATTATCCCTGATATTACAAAAGATGTGGTTATTGAAAACTTAAATGAGTCCAAATATACCAAGTATATTTTAACAACAAATTATCGAAATAAGCCGTCGGAAAATATTTTAGATTCTTTGGCAATTCGCCTGTTTCATTGGACGTTATCTTCAGCAGAAACTACTAAGCTTGTAGCTCGTTGTCGAGTAGAAAAAACCTCTGGTCACGGGGCTTTGTGTGCTGCATTTCTTTTAGCAATTGCTGCTGAAGTAAAATCCTCTACTGAAATTATTCTTAGGTGTCAAACACCAGTAAATATCCGCAATTATTTGACAATTCCCGTCAACGAAAATCTAGGTGAGTACATTACTCGACTAGTCACCGCTCATCGATTAAACCAGAAGACCGATTTTTGGGACTTAGCACGTGAAGTTAAATATAAGCTCAATCAAGTGGTAGCAGACGGAAAATTATTTGACGATGTACTAAAAGCAAGAGCCTTATTATCTAGCAACTCTAATAAAGGTGGAGAAACTTCAGATTCCAGAAAGCTAGGGGGGATAATAGATATTACAATTACTAATTTGGGGAATTTAAATATTAAACAGCAATTTGGAAAAATACAGCTACAGGAACTTTATTTGATGGCTACAGGGTCAAAATCTTTACCACTTTTAATAGGTGTAGCCACACTCAAGGATAAGATGTGTTTTATTTGTCGTTACCAAGAGTCTCTTGTGCCTGATGCAAACGCCTACAACATAAAAAACACAGCTATGGAACAATTGCTTACTGCCCTTGCATAG
- the dnaA gene encoding chromosomal replication initiator protein DnaA: MEIPIESLWSQVLERLQLELSQPTFETWIKTANAERLENNCLVIRTPNPFARNWLQKYYINTIAHVVQDILGHPVGIYITVAQGDEVSHLSEREVSWESPNPSSISEAVPNHNKKTTELNSKYVFSRFVVGANNRMAHAASLAVAESPGKEFNPLFLCGGVGLGKTHLMQAIGHYRWQISPNCKIFYISTEQFTNDLITAIRKDSMQSFREHYRAADVLLVDDIQFLEGKEYTQEEFFYTFNTLHEAGKQVVIASDRPPNQIPSLQERLCSRFSMGLIADIQKPDLETRMAILQKKAEDENIRLPRDVIEYIASNYTSNIRELEGALIRAVAYISIWGLPMTVENITPVLEPPNQKMAATPEAILKVVADNFDVSIDDLKGNSRRREISWARQIGMYLMRQHTSLSLPRIGEEFGGKDHTTVIYSCDKITQLHESDRTLAQTIRQLSDRINITSRSQKSS, encoded by the coding sequence ATGGAAATTCCCATAGAAAGTCTGTGGAGTCAGGTACTAGAGCGCCTACAGCTTGAACTATCCCAGCCCACCTTTGAAACTTGGATCAAAACTGCTAATGCAGAGCGATTAGAAAATAATTGCTTGGTAATCCGTACTCCTAACCCATTTGCTCGTAATTGGTTACAGAAGTATTACATCAATACCATTGCTCATGTGGTACAAGATATTCTGGGTCATCCTGTAGGAATTTACATTACCGTTGCTCAAGGTGATGAAGTTTCTCATTTGAGTGAACGAGAGGTTTCTTGGGAATCACCAAATCCTAGCAGTATTTCCGAAGCTGTTCCTAATCACAATAAAAAAACTACTGAATTAAACTCTAAATATGTCTTTTCGCGGTTTGTAGTTGGTGCTAACAATCGGATGGCTCACGCTGCTTCTTTGGCAGTTGCGGAATCTCCAGGTAAAGAGTTTAATCCTTTATTTTTATGCGGTGGCGTAGGTTTGGGTAAAACTCATCTCATGCAGGCTATTGGCCATTATCGCTGGCAAATTTCGCCTAATTGTAAAATATTTTATATTTCGACTGAGCAGTTTACGAATGATTTAATTACAGCGATCCGTAAGGATAGTATGCAAAGTTTTCGAGAGCATTATCGAGCTGCTGATGTTTTATTGGTTGATGATATTCAATTTCTTGAAGGGAAGGAATACACTCAAGAAGAATTTTTTTATACTTTTAATACTTTACATGAAGCTGGTAAACAAGTTGTCATTGCTTCCGATCGTCCTCCTAACCAGATTCCTAGCTTGCAAGAACGGCTTTGTTCTCGGTTTTCTATGGGGTTAATCGCAGATATCCAAAAGCCGGATTTAGAAACGAGAATGGCTATTTTGCAGAAAAAAGCCGAGGATGAAAATATTCGTCTTCCCCGCGATGTGATTGAGTATATTGCTTCTAACTATACTTCTAATATTCGAGAATTAGAAGGAGCTTTAATTCGAGCGGTGGCTTATATTTCTATTTGGGGCTTACCGATGACGGTAGAAAATATCACACCTGTTTTAGAACCGCCTAACCAAAAAATGGCAGCTACCCCAGAAGCAATTTTAAAGGTGGTGGCGGATAATTTTGATGTTTCAATAGACGATCTCAAAGGTAACTCACGCCGAAGAGAGATTAGCTGGGCGCGTCAAATAGGAATGTATCTCATGCGCCAACACACATCTCTGAGTTTGCCGAGAATTGGCGAGGAGTTTGGTGGTAAAGACCATACAACAGTAATCTATAGTTGCGATAAAATTACCCAACTCCACGAGAGCGATCGCACTTTAGCACAAACAATCCGCCAACTGAGTGATCGCATCAATATCACTAGCCGTTCTCAAAAATCATCCTGA
- a CDS encoding HhoA/HhoB/HtrA family serine endopeptidase, with protein MKTTNHDLAPKKIDARGLPHRLWMLSCGVAVVFLGSCSLLPAKTFETRQSETQAQKTIEPNPVIVPPAIISSSEDANFVVKVVQQVGPAVVRIDSSRTITSRVPDEFNNDPFFRRFFGEGAPQPRQRVERGSGSGFLINSSGQIVTNSHVVDGADTVTVTLKDGRTFDGKVLGEDPVTDVATIKIDANNLPTLAVGNSDALQPGEAVIAIGNPLGLNNTVTSGIISATGRSSSDIGASDKRVDYIQTDAAINPGNSGGPLLNARGQVIAMNTAIIRGAQGLGFAIPINTVQRIAQELIANGKVDHPYLGVQMVTLTPDIKERIKNKAGDRLNLTADEGVLLVDIVPRSPASTAGLRVGDVIKSINNQPVTKIEEVQKLVENSKIGTNLPIEVERDGQTVQVGVQPAPLPVTREG; from the coding sequence ATGAAGACAACAAACCATGATTTAGCGCCCAAAAAGATTGATGCGAGGGGTTTACCTCACAGGTTATGGATGCTCTCATGCGGAGTAGCAGTGGTGTTCCTGGGGAGCTGCTCTCTTTTACCTGCTAAAACCTTTGAGACTCGACAAAGCGAGACTCAAGCCCAAAAGACAATAGAACCCAATCCGGTAATTGTCCCCCCGGCAATTATCTCTTCGTCTGAAGATGCTAATTTTGTGGTAAAAGTAGTGCAACAGGTGGGGCCTGCGGTAGTTCGCATTGATTCTTCCCGCACAATCACTTCTCGCGTACCAGACGAATTTAACAACGATCCATTTTTCCGGCGGTTTTTTGGAGAAGGTGCGCCGCAGCCTAGACAACGGGTAGAGCGGGGTAGCGGCTCTGGATTTCTCATTAATTCTTCAGGTCAAATTGTGACCAATTCTCATGTGGTAGATGGTGCTGATACAGTGACTGTCACACTCAAAGATGGCCGGACTTTTGACGGTAAAGTACTGGGTGAAGATCCGGTAACTGATGTGGCTACGATCAAAATTGATGCTAATAATCTGCCAACCCTAGCTGTGGGTAACTCCGATGCTTTGCAACCAGGAGAAGCAGTAATCGCCATTGGTAATCCGTTAGGCTTGAATAATACCGTCACTTCTGGGATTATTAGTGCTACAGGTCGTTCTAGTAGCGATATCGGTGCTAGCGACAAGCGGGTTGATTACATCCAAACGGATGCTGCAATTAACCCTGGTAATTCTGGTGGCCCATTGCTTAATGCTCGTGGCCAGGTAATTGCGATGAACACAGCTATTATCCGAGGCGCTCAAGGTTTGGGATTTGCTATCCCCATTAACACTGTGCAAAGAATTGCCCAAGAATTAATTGCTAATGGGAAAGTGGATCACCCTTATTTGGGTGTTCAGATGGTGACACTGACACCAGATATTAAAGAAAGAATAAAAAATAAAGCAGGCGATCGCTTAAATCTTACAGCTGATGAGGGCGTTTTGCTGGTTGATATCGTCCCGCGATCGCCTGCATCAACGGCTGGACTCCGAGTTGGTGATGTAATTAAAAGCATTAATAACCAGCCTGTCACTAAAATTGAAGAAGTACAAAAGCTAGTAGAAAATAGCAAAATCGGTACTAATTTACCAATAGAAGTGGAACGCGATGGGCAAACTGTCCAAGTAGGAGTCCAACCTGCTCCTTTGCCCGTGACACGCGAGGGATAA
- the def gene encoding peptide deformylase translates to MTELAPIIQLGNPTLRQKAAWVENIQDEHIQKLIEDLIATVAKANGVGIAAPQVAQSYRLFIVASRPNARYPNAPEMEPTAMINPKIIAHSTEVVKDWEGCLSVPGIRGVVPRYKTIEVEYTDCQGNLQRQELTDFIARIFQHEYDHLDGIVFVDRIENTLDMITEQEYQQRVVNK, encoded by the coding sequence ATGACTGAGTTAGCGCCAATAATTCAATTAGGCAATCCAACATTGCGCCAAAAAGCTGCTTGGGTTGAGAATATTCAAGATGAGCATATCCAAAAGTTAATTGAAGACTTAATCGCCACTGTTGCCAAAGCTAACGGCGTGGGTATTGCTGCGCCTCAAGTAGCACAATCATATCGTTTATTTATTGTGGCTTCTCGTCCTAATGCTAGGTATCCCAACGCCCCGGAAATGGAACCTACTGCTATGATTAATCCCAAAATTATTGCTCATTCAACTGAAGTTGTCAAAGATTGGGAAGGTTGTTTAAGTGTTCCAGGAATTAGGGGGGTAGTTCCTCGGTATAAAACTATTGAAGTGGAATACACAGACTGTCAAGGCAACTTACAAAGGCAAGAATTAACCGATTTTATCGCTCGGATTTTTCAACACGAGTATGATCATCTCGACGGGATCGTATTTGTAGATCGTATAGAAAACACTCTCGATATGATTACTGAGCAGGAATATCAACAACGAGTAGTTAACAAATAA
- a CDS encoding NAD-binding protein, which yields MKPRIIVCGLGRTGYKTFRLLRHQGAFVVGIHHQSIPGETGGDVIVGDLQAASTLTAAGIQQAHTLVIAGSKDALNLSIMMQARVLNPQIRIINRFYNTNLGERLDQSLPDHLSMSVVGLAAPVFTFAAMGNRAIGQIKLFQQTWPIHEEYIDENHFWRGLKLSELWEDRSRMLIYYLPVEGEMDLVSGVISGQEIKVGDRLIIGTQPRIRSPRRSLIKKLLKALTNFRQFQEHGRSVVVGAIVLLAVILIATFTYMSAELSLSPVDALYFSVGMITGAGGNDKVVENAPNSIKLFTVVMMLIGAVVIGIWYAMLTDFVLGSRFKQFWDAARIPQRYHYIVCGLSGIGVRIVQQLHASGHEVVVVEPDSNNKYINTARELGIPVIQGDASFRTILKASNIDSAAAVLAVTSNDATNLEIALKAKGLTPSIPVIVHYADPDFAGIAQQLFGFEAVLSPAELAAPAFAAAALGGRILGNGITADSLWVAFATVITPSHVFCGQWVKDVAMSADCVPLYVETNHQNLHGWDLLETKLSAGDVLYMTMPATRLYQLWRGEQVCEAHV from the coding sequence ATGAAACCCCGAATTATTGTTTGTGGCTTAGGACGTACCGGATATAAAACCTTTCGTCTGCTGAGACATCAGGGAGCCTTCGTTGTTGGTATTCATCACCAATCTATCCCTGGGGAAACAGGAGGAGATGTGATTGTTGGTGATTTACAAGCAGCTTCTACCCTAACAGCAGCAGGAATTCAACAGGCACACACTTTAGTCATCGCTGGTTCTAAAGATGCTCTAAATTTGTCTATTATGATGCAAGCGCGGGTGCTGAATCCCCAGATTCGGATTATCAACCGTTTTTATAATACAAATTTGGGGGAGCGCCTAGATCAAAGTTTGCCAGACCACTTGAGTATGAGTGTTGTGGGATTAGCAGCACCTGTATTCACCTTTGCAGCAATGGGAAACCGAGCGATCGGACAAATCAAATTATTTCAGCAAACTTGGCCAATTCACGAAGAATACATCGATGAAAACCACTTCTGGAGGGGTTTAAAGCTGAGTGAATTGTGGGAAGACCGATCGCGGATGCTGATTTATTACTTGCCAGTAGAAGGTGAGATGGATTTGGTGTCAGGTGTAATATCTGGACAAGAGATTAAGGTGGGCGATCGCTTAATTATTGGTACGCAACCCCGCATCCGTTCCCCCCGGAGATCATTGATTAAAAAACTGCTAAAAGCCCTCACCAATTTTAGGCAGTTTCAGGAACACGGGCGATCGGTAGTGGTTGGTGCTATTGTCTTACTCGCAGTTATTCTAATTGCTACATTCACCTATATGTCGGCTGAGTTGAGTTTATCTCCTGTCGATGCTCTATATTTTTCTGTCGGCATGATTACCGGAGCTGGTGGTAATGACAAAGTAGTAGAAAATGCTCCTAACAGTATTAAGTTATTTACTGTTGTAATGATGCTGATTGGAGCAGTGGTGATTGGCATTTGGTATGCCATGCTCACCGATTTTGTCTTAGGAAGCCGCTTTAAACAATTTTGGGATGCAGCTCGAATTCCCCAGCGATATCACTACATTGTTTGTGGCTTGAGTGGTATTGGAGTGAGAATTGTCCAGCAACTTCACGCCAGTGGTCATGAAGTTGTAGTAGTAGAACCCGACTCCAACAACAAATATATCAACACTGCCCGCGAACTGGGTATCCCCGTAATTCAGGGTGATGCCAGCTTTCGCACAATACTCAAAGCTAGCAATATAGACTCTGCCGCCGCAGTGCTTGCTGTTACTAGCAATGATGCTACCAATCTGGAAATTGCTCTCAAAGCCAAGGGACTGACACCCAGCATTCCGGTGATTGTTCATTATGCCGATCCCGATTTTGCTGGCATAGCGCAACAGCTATTTGGCTTCGAGGCCGTACTGAGTCCGGCTGAACTGGCAGCCCCAGCTTTTGCCGCCGCTGCGCTAGGGGGACGCATCCTCGGCAATGGCATTACAGCAGATAGTCTTTGGGTGGCTTTTGCAACTGTGATTACACCTTCGCATGTCTTTTGTGGTCAGTGGGTGAAAGATGTAGCCATGTCTGCTGACTGTGTACCTTTGTACGTAGAAACAAATCACCAAAACCTTCACGGCTGGGATTTATTAGAAACTAAGCTCAGTGCTGGCGATGTTTTATATATGACGATGCCAGCGACGCGATTATATCAATTGTGGCGGGGCGAACAGGTTTGCGAAGCACACGTTTAA
- a CDS encoding FAD-dependent oxidoreductase: MFESTITKPDERHALVIGGSIAGLLAAQVMTKYFNQVTIIERDHLSAQPEQRPGVPQAHHFHILLKRGLVVIEQLFPGIQTELAASGAVAINASADCLWYGLGGWTPRFNSDLNFYSLSRNLLEWIIRRRLAANNRVVFVQASQVTSLLSNPNKTQVTGVQVRQKIAHKQDTSYRQTDFTADLVVDASGRNSRAPRWLEAMGYTPPKETVINSFLGYASRLYELPENFQTDWQGALVTAKAPGTRSGGMFAIEGNRWIVTLAGIGRDYPPTDEAGFLDFARSLRNPIIYEAILNAKAISPPIAYHRTENSWHHYEKLSRLPSGFVVIGDAVCAFNPVYGQGMTTAALGALTLDECLNKQLSRHADGNLVGLSQSFQKQLSKIIAVPWLMATGEDFRWNTTVGGRPNLMTKLMQLYLDQVLLLAAESSDIHRLFLEVMHLLKPPSVFFHTNVFRQVLQRIIRESDKKWNKSGDKLLVDH, translated from the coding sequence ATGTTTGAGTCAACCATTACCAAACCAGACGAACGCCATGCTCTTGTCATTGGGGGAAGTATAGCTGGGCTGCTAGCAGCTCAAGTAATGACCAAATACTTTAACCAGGTAACAATTATCGAACGCGATCATTTGAGCGCTCAACCAGAACAGCGCCCAGGTGTACCCCAAGCTCATCATTTCCACATTTTACTCAAACGGGGTTTGGTTGTTATAGAACAGCTTTTTCCAGGAATCCAGACTGAATTAGCTGCATCCGGCGCAGTCGCCATTAACGCTAGCGCTGATTGCCTATGGTATGGCTTAGGAGGATGGACACCCCGCTTTAATTCCGATTTGAACTTCTACAGTTTAAGTCGGAATTTACTCGAATGGATTATCCGCCGTCGATTAGCTGCTAACAACCGTGTTGTATTCGTGCAAGCTTCCCAGGTTACTAGTTTGCTGTCTAACCCCAACAAAACTCAGGTCACGGGTGTGCAGGTACGTCAAAAAATTGCTCACAAGCAAGATACCTCCTATAGACAAACAGATTTCACTGCTGATTTAGTAGTAGATGCTAGCGGACGTAATTCTCGCGCTCCTCGGTGGTTAGAAGCAATGGGTTATACACCGCCAAAAGAAACTGTGATTAATTCCTTTTTGGGCTATGCTAGTCGCTTATATGAACTTCCAGAAAACTTTCAGACTGATTGGCAAGGTGCATTGGTAACGGCAAAAGCCCCAGGCACACGCAGTGGTGGAATGTTTGCGATTGAAGGAAATCGTTGGATAGTTACACTTGCTGGAATTGGTCGAGATTATCCACCAACTGACGAAGCTGGGTTTTTAGACTTTGCTCGTAGCTTACGCAATCCAATTATCTATGAAGCAATACTAAATGCCAAAGCCATTTCACCCCCGATTGCCTATCACCGCACAGAAAATAGCTGGCATCACTATGAAAAACTGTCGAGATTGCCGTCAGGGTTTGTGGTAATAGGTGATGCTGTTTGTGCTTTCAATCCCGTCTATGGACAAGGCATGACTACTGCGGCTCTAGGGGCATTGACATTAGACGAGTGTTTGAATAAGCAATTATCTCGCCATGCTGATGGAAATTTAGTCGGGCTATCCCAAAGCTTTCAAAAGCAACTTAGCAAAATAATTGCAGTCCCTTGGCTAATGGCAACAGGTGAAGATTTTCGCTGGAATACTACTGTGGGCGGACGACCAAATTTGATGACAAAACTCATGCAGCTGTATCTAGATCAAGTGTTACTGCTGGCTGCTGAAAGCTCTGACATCCACAGGCTTTTCTTAGAAGTGATGCATCTACTCAAACCTCCCAGTGTATTTTTCCATACTAATGTCTTTAGGCAGGTGTTACAGCGAATCATCAGGGAGAGTGATAAAAAGTGGAACAAAAGCGGGGACAAGCTGTTGGTAGACCACTGA
- a CDS encoding D-alanine--D-alanine ligase family protein, producing the protein MAKLRVGLLFGGRSGEHEVSIKSARAIAKALSAEQNANKYEILPFYIQKDGRWLAGEAPEKVLATGTPLLESEQSTSSEGNLTSNPQAQTLSKWQSPSQVAQVDVWFPILHGPNGEDGTIQGLLTLMQVPFVGSGVLGSAMGMDKIAMKMAFEQAGLPQVKYKAITRTQVWSNPCVFPKLCDEIEAALGYPAFVKPANLGSSVGIAKVRSRQELEAALDNAASYDRRLVVEAGVVAREVECAVLGNDQPQASVVGEITYDSDFYDYETKYTEGLADLLIPAQLPDAIARQIQDMALQAFAGVDAAGLARVDFFYVEATQEVLINEINTLPGFTATSMYPQLWAHSGVSFPELVDRLIQLAIERHSPS; encoded by the coding sequence ATGGCAAAGCTGCGCGTGGGGTTACTGTTTGGCGGTCGTTCGGGAGAACATGAAGTTTCGATCAAATCAGCACGGGCGATCGCTAAAGCCTTGAGTGCAGAGCAAAATGCTAATAAGTACGAAATCCTGCCTTTTTACATCCAAAAAGATGGACGCTGGCTAGCCGGAGAAGCACCCGAAAAGGTTTTAGCAACCGGCACTCCGCTACTGGAATCTGAACAATCAACTTCTTCTGAAGGGAATCTGACATCCAACCCTCAAGCTCAAACCCTCAGCAAGTGGCAATCTCCCTCTCAAGTTGCCCAAGTAGATGTTTGGTTTCCCATTCTCCACGGCCCCAACGGTGAAGACGGGACAATTCAAGGGTTACTAACTTTGATGCAAGTCCCCTTTGTTGGTTCTGGGGTGTTAGGTTCCGCAATGGGGATGGATAAAATTGCCATGAAAATGGCCTTTGAGCAAGCGGGACTACCACAGGTAAAATACAAGGCGATTACGAGAACACAAGTTTGGTCTAATCCTTGCGTGTTTCCGAAGCTCTGTGATGAAATTGAGGCAGCATTAGGTTATCCTGCTTTTGTCAAGCCTGCCAATTTGGGTTCATCAGTGGGTATTGCCAAAGTGCGATCGCGCCAAGAATTAGAAGCCGCTTTAGATAATGCTGCTAGTTATGATCGAAGGCTGGTTGTCGAAGCTGGTGTCGTAGCTAGAGAAGTCGAGTGTGCCGTTTTAGGTAATGATCAACCCCAAGCCTCTGTCGTTGGAGAGATTACTTATGACAGCGATTTTTATGACTATGAAACTAAATATACTGAGGGATTAGCAGATTTACTGATTCCGGCACAGCTTCCAGATGCGATCGCCCGTCAAATTCAGGACATGGCTTTGCAAGCTTTTGCAGGCGTTGACGCTGCGGGGTTAGCAAGGGTAGATTTCTTCTATGTGGAAGCGACACAAGAAGTTTTGATTAACGAAATAAATACGTTGCCAGGCTTTACTGCGACTAGTATGTATCCCCAACTCTGGGCCCATAGTGGAGTCTCTTTTCCAGAATTAGTTGATCGATTAATTCAACTTGCGATCGAAAGGCATTCTCCTAGCTGA
- a CDS encoding ketol-acid reductoisomerase → MSSLHFNTKTFNKEKILLANTEEYIIRGGHHLFPILPKAFAGIGQIGVIGWSSQGSAQAQNLRDSLMGTDIKVKIGLRENSTSIPLAQKAGFTTDDGTLGEMYEVLSSSQLSILLISDAAQANNIERIFESLCPGSTLGLSHGFLLGYLKSIGKDFPKNINVIAVCPKGMGLSVRRLYEQGKEVNGAGINSSFAIHQDINGKATDYALGWSIAIGSPVTFKTTLEEEYKSDIFGEKGVLLGAVHGIVESLYRWFIGQGFSKESAFIKSVESLTGPITKLISQKGILSVYEFLNKTDQEAFKKAYSAAYHPAFEILMEIYDDVASGSEIKSVIEAEHRHQRYPMKNIDGTQMWQVGASVRAKRQPENIAVNPITAGIYIATMMAQVDLLREKGHSYSEIANESIIESVDSLNPYMHHKGIAFMVDNCSITARLGARKWASRFDYILYQQAFTTLDSNLSIDQELFDQFLTHKIHQVLSVCAKLRPSVDISIVG, encoded by the coding sequence ATGAGTAGTTTGCACTTCAACACCAAGACATTTAACAAAGAAAAAATTCTTTTAGCAAATACAGAGGAATATATCATCCGGGGAGGGCATCATCTTTTTCCAATTTTACCCAAGGCATTTGCAGGTATTGGGCAAATCGGAGTCATTGGTTGGTCATCTCAAGGTTCTGCCCAAGCACAGAATTTAAGAGATTCTCTTATGGGAACTGATATTAAAGTCAAAATAGGTCTGCGAGAAAATTCGACTTCTATTCCATTAGCTCAAAAAGCTGGCTTTACCACAGATGATGGCACATTGGGAGAGATGTATGAAGTGCTTTCGTCTTCACAATTGTCCATTCTTCTAATTTCTGATGCTGCACAAGCTAACAATATAGAGCGAATTTTTGAGTCTCTTTGCCCAGGTTCTACACTCGGCTTATCTCATGGATTTTTGCTCGGATACCTCAAAAGCATTGGTAAAGATTTTCCGAAAAATATTAACGTGATTGCCGTATGTCCCAAAGGGATGGGCCTTTCAGTTAGGAGACTTTATGAGCAAGGTAAAGAAGTGAATGGGGCTGGCATTAATTCGAGCTTTGCCATTCATCAAGATATTAACGGTAAAGCAACAGATTATGCACTTGGATGGTCAATTGCTATAGGTTCACCTGTTACATTTAAAACTACACTTGAAGAAGAATATAAGTCTGATATCTTTGGAGAAAAAGGCGTATTACTTGGAGCAGTTCACGGGATTGTAGAAAGTCTTTACCGTTGGTTTATTGGTCAAGGATTCTCTAAAGAAAGTGCGTTTATTAAGAGTGTGGAATCTCTTACTGGCCCAATTACTAAGCTGATTTCCCAAAAGGGAATTTTGTCTGTTTATGAGTTTTTGAATAAAACAGATCAGGAAGCTTTTAAGAAAGCCTACTCTGCTGCTTATCATCCTGCTTTTGAAATTTTGATGGAGATATATGACGATGTTGCTTCTGGAAGCGAAATCAAGAGTGTTATTGAAGCAGAACATCGGCATCAACGCTATCCTATGAAAAATATTGATGGAACCCAAATGTGGCAAGTTGGCGCTAGTGTTCGTGCAAAAAGACAACCAGAAAATATTGCCGTTAATCCCATCACCGCAGGCATTTATATTGCGACGATGATGGCTCAAGTAGACTTACTTCGAGAAAAAGGGCACTCCTACTCAGAAATCGCTAACGAATCTATTATTGAAAGCGTGGATTCTCTTAATCCCTATATGCACCACAAAGGTATCGCTTTTATGGTTGATAATTGCTCCATAACAGCGCGATTAGGAGCAAGAAAATGGGCATCAAGATTCGATTACATTTTATATCAACAAGCTTTTACTACGCTGGACTCCAATCTGAGCATAGATCAGGAACTATTTGATCAGTTTTTGACACATAAAATTCATCAAGTTTTATCAGTTTGTGCAAAATTACGTCCGTCTGTTGATATTTCAATTGTTGGGTGA